The proteins below come from a single Vanessa cardui chromosome 7, ilVanCard2.1, whole genome shotgun sequence genomic window:
- the LOC124531174 gene encoding uncharacterized protein LOC124531174, whose translation MDSLKQSFTAMSEMFHTRMNEFQHELQKNSSSKIAATTSSIAADFEAFKNFIIATLNTLQHQVEFLRTELDRQEMRRRRKVLLLHGIPEMKTENLNSRVVSVFAEHLDLPNFSSSNIKTTYRLGRSPTKKPRPVVVKFTDVVVRNKVWYAKTKLKGTGITQSEYLTKPRHELFLEARKRFGVTNCWTRDGYVYIISPDGVRHQVECRGDLELIPVASRSAVEEGSPALSPGTVVRSPETRLPISRTRRAVKK comes from the coding sequence ATGGACTCATTAAAACAGTCTTTCACTGCTATGTCTGAGATGTTTCACACTAGAATGAACGAGTTCCAGCACGAACTACAGAAGAACTCGAGTAGCAAAATTGCTGCGACCACTTCATCCATTGCTGCTGATTTTGaagcttttaaaaattttatcataGCCACGTTGAACACCTTACAACATCAGGTTGAATTCCTTAGAACGGAATTGGATCGTCAGGAGATGCGAAGAAGGCGCAAAGTGCTGCTCTTGCACGGTATCCCCGAGATGAAGACGGAAAACCTTAATTCACGGGTTGTGTCTGTTTTCGCTGAGCATCTAGATTTGCCGAACTTTTCCAGCTCCAATATAAAAACGACGTATCGTTTGGGTCGCTCACCGACAAAAAAACCAAGGCCCGTTGTGGTTAAGTTCACTGATGTCGTGGTTCGCAACAAAGTATGGTATGCCAAAACAAAGTTGAAGGGCACGGGCATCACACAGTCAGAGTATTTAACTAAGCCTCGGCACGAGTTATTTCTTGAAGCCCGGAAGCGCTTTGGCGTCACCAACTGCTGGACCCGCGATGGATATGTGTACATCATCAGCCCAGACGGAGTTCGCCACCAAGTAGAGTGTCGGGGTGATCTGGAACTTATTCCTGTTGCGTCGAGGTCTGCAGTCGAGGAGGGTTCCCCAGCCCTGAGCCCAGGAACGGTGGTAAGGAGCCCTGAGACAAGGCTTCCCATTTCTCGTACAAGAAGAGCGGTTAAGAAATAA